A window of the Zeugodacus cucurbitae isolate PBARC_wt_2022May chromosome 4, idZeuCucr1.2, whole genome shotgun sequence genome harbors these coding sequences:
- the LOC105211586 gene encoding uncharacterized protein LOC105211586 has protein sequence MAKLTFISPFLLALAAFLCSFAHCANEAMPTQKSPTTHAPTIAETHNAQTLENSTRYARLMKILQDPKALAAKRYRAAAQRVIARADNLQASGMPNRRGPPGNPPQQKSRPPIMRRVQNGIPVNGAPPRFAFEKPKGVINHLPSKGPVPFNAGKVSAYRPPFPFAHPHPQAHPNALLSQSTAPVQSIKHPQQQLQQHEEFNFKASPPFNGKAIVRPLLEPHDPNYRQHLQQLQQYSAKPQQMIQQYPIPQQQTKKPNQQQHYPGLLQSKQQSPNRPPTFHYEMIRPHEEPVLHPHVKHEHPVPNSAGYAVYENNELAEEEEPYSHPHAHYPPTLRPEETAQYYSNKRQQPQQNDAETAAAQQAEEYIKFMNSNDYFLPKHEPNYKHLDTQSDKHQLHQQEYLQREQPTRPELVQRSHTHYPQTQQHAQQIQYHKPSTTTDNVASGSVSAAANNYLNNPIQVSQLFYQEDPVPAIVRGSYQTGSNLFVVNSDGNKAVKHVIPAPTTIAPTTLAPAYSKVRLNALHSRTPEPLRFEFTERDAVHSSYTNSPMSNFADSNEQLRYRTATAVSATSTTPDLPTSSSHNYGTATSPSADDPEDDEDVQSASSDFYGRIPVRQSTLGDAPSMPTSPAPVEQKDTEDYCERMCANVQDEDEEIVCGSDGYMYTSESQMECYATCLHIDVTVQSKGSCNTR, from the exons ATGGcaaaattaacatttatttcCCCATTTCTATTAGCGCTGGCTGCCTTTCTATGCAGCTTCGCGCATTGCGCAAACGAAGCTATGCCCACACAGAAATCACCGACCACACACGCTCCAACAATCGCCGAAACCCACAACGCACAAACTCTGGAAAATAGTACACGGTATGCGCGACTGATGAAAATATTGCAGGACCCTAAGGCTTTAGCAGCCAAACGTTACCGCGCCGCTGCACAGCGGGTCATAGCGCGCGCTGATAATTTGCAAGCCTCAGGCATGCCCAATCGTCGGGGGCCACCGGGAAATCCGCCTCAGCAAAAATCGCGCCCGCCCATAATGCGTCGCGTACAGAACGGAATTCCTGTTAATGGAGCGCCACCGCGTTTCGCTTTTGAGAAGCCTAAAGGTGTTATAAACCATTTACCCTCCAAGGGACCGGTTCCATTCAATGCTGGCAAAGTGTCCGCCTACCGCCCGCCATTCCCGTTCGCGCATCCCCATCCACAAGCACACCCAAATGCACTGCTTTCTCAATCGACTGCACCTGTTCAATCGATAAAACACCCCcagcagcagctgcaacaacacGAAGAATTCAATTTCAAGGCATCGCCACCTTTCAATGGCAAAGCCATTGTACGCCCACTGCTCGAACCACATGATCCTAATTATAGGCAGCACCTCCAACAGCTACAGCAGTACTCGGCTAAGCCACAGCAAATGATACAACAATATCCCATACCACAACAACAGACGAAAAAGCCAAACCAACAGCAACACTATCCGGGATTGCTGCAGAGCAAGCAACAATCGCCCAATCGTCCACCAACTTTCCATTATGAAATGATTCGACCGCATGAAGAGCCGGTGCTGCATCCACATGTAAAGCATGAACACCCGGTGCCGAATAGTGCAGGTTATGCCGTCTATGAAAATAATGAACTGGCCGAAGAGGAGGAGCCTTACTCGCATCCACACGCACATTATCCCCCGACGCTGAGACCCGAAGAAACAGCACAATACTATTCAAACAAGCGCCAGCAGCCCCAACAAAACGACGCGGAGACCGCGGCAGCGCAGCAAGCtgaagaatatataaaatttatgaactcaAATGATTACTTCCTACCAAAGCATGAACCGAACTATAAACACCTAGACACACAAAGCGATAAACATCAACTGCATCAGCAGGAGTATCTGCAACGGGAGCAACCAACCAGACCAGAGCTGGTCCAGCGTAGTCATACTCACTATCCACAAACACAGCAGCATGCGCAACAAATTCAATACCACAAACCATCAACTACCACTGATAATGTGGCCTCTGGCTCCGTCTCCGCTGCCGCTAACAATTACCTTAATAATCCTATACAAGTATCTCAGCTGTTTTATCAAGAAGACCCCGTACCCGCCATTGTACGCGGTAGCTATCAAACAGGCAGTAACCTATTCGTTGTAAACTCAGACGGTAACAAAGCCGTGAAACATGTAATTCCTGCGCCCACCACAATCGCGCCAACAACCTTGGCACCGGCCTATTCTAAAGTGCGCTTAAACGCGCTGCACAGCCGTACACCTGAACCGCTACGCTTCGAATTTACTGAACGCGATGCTGTGCACTCATCGTACACGAACTCACCAATGTCAAATTTCGCAGACAGCAACGAGCAGTTACGTTACAGAACCGCTACAGCAGTATCAGCTACTTCCACTACCCCAGATTTGCCCACATCAAGTTCGCACAATTACGGCACCGCTACTTCACCCAGTGCGGATGATCCAGAGGACGACGAGGATGTACAAAGCGCTAGTTCG GACTTCTACGGTCGTATACCAGTGCGGCAATCAACGTTAGGTGATGCGCCTTCCATGCCAACATCGCCAGCACCGGTCGAACAAAAGGACACCGAAGACTATTGCGAACGAATGTGCGCCAATGTGCAAGACGAAGACGAGGAAATTGTGTGTGGCTCGGACGGCTACATGTACACAAGCGAATCCCAAATGGAGTGCTACGCTACATGCCTTCATATTG ATGTAACGGTGCAAAGCAAAGGATCTTGTAACACGCGGTAG